The Nitrospira sp. KM1 genome includes a window with the following:
- the lexA gene encoding transcriptional repressor LexA encodes MTLCHMRPGSLREARKTLGMTQETLAQTLHCTRRSIIRYEDGTVPIPMAVELALMQLSSAQIPLAGVVAAGAPIEPIPQMERVEVPKSMVGRGETFALRVKGTSMQNEGIFPGDIVVVQKHSSASNGQTVIALVNGEATIKTYLRKAGTVELHPANDAMQPIIIKPSDSFQIEGIVVGVIRHLRK; translated from the coding sequence GTGACATTATGTCACATGCGGCCTGGATCGTTACGGGAAGCCCGAAAGACCCTTGGGATGACTCAGGAGACCCTCGCGCAGACTCTGCACTGCACCCGCCGATCGATCATCCGCTATGAAGATGGCACTGTTCCGATTCCCATGGCGGTGGAATTAGCCCTCATGCAGCTCAGCTCCGCCCAGATTCCGCTAGCGGGAGTGGTTGCGGCTGGGGCACCCATTGAACCGATTCCTCAGATGGAACGCGTCGAGGTGCCGAAAAGCATGGTCGGTCGTGGCGAGACCTTCGCCCTTCGTGTGAAAGGCACGTCCATGCAGAATGAGGGCATCTTTCCAGGTGACATTGTCGTGGTGCAGAAACACTCGTCTGCCAGCAATGGCCAGACCGTGATCGCTTTGGTAAACGGCGAGGCCACGATCAAGACGTACCTCCGTAAGGCCGGTACAGTAGAACTCCATCCCGCCAATGACGCCATGCAGCCGATTATCATCAAGCCCTCGGACAGTTTCCAGATCGAAGGCATTGTCGTCGGCGTCATCCGTCACCTCCGAAAGTGA